A window of Candidatus Angelobacter sp. genomic DNA:
CCCCAAGCGATTCGCCTTGGTTTGATCGCTTAACTGTTCTCTAACGAACTTTTCCTTTTCGGAATCGCTGAACCTAGGGCACGCGCGCATAAAGTCACACACTTTCCCCAGAAATATCCTGTCACGAATAGTCTTTGATATCGTACAGAATTTAACAACACTCCCAATCATCGGAGCGTCCTTCAAAAGGCCGTCGTCAAGCAGGATATCGAGTCCAAATTCAGACCAGTCAACTGCCAGGTCCTTGGCTTCCGAACTGCAAACCCCTTTCAGAATCGCAGCACCAAGGCTTTCTATCCCTAGATTCATAACAATCGGTTCACCCGCTTCATTCTTCCTAGGCGGCTATGGTTTGCGAGCGCAAAAAAAAGTCGCACCGGTTTCAGTTTCAAAATCAGTATTTCCTCAGCGTTCAATCCGTGGCTTAATCAACATCTGTGAAAATTGTTGGCTTCATTCCCGCCCGTTACGCCTCGACACGCTTTCCTGGCAAACCGCTGCATCCCATAGCCGGCAGGCCGCTCATCCAGCGCGTCGTCGAACGATGCAAGCTGGCGAAGTCGTTGAGCGAAGTGATCGTCGCGACGGACGACGCGCGCATTCGTGATGTGGCGCAGGAGTTTTGCCGGGTGGAGATGACGCGGGCCGATCATCCGAGCGGCTCGGACCGCGTCGCGGAAGTCGCGGCCCGCTGCGACTGCGACGCGGTCGTGAACATCCAGGGGGACGAGCCGCTGGTGGACCCGGCGGTCATCGACGCCGTGGCGGGTGCGCTGGCCAACGACGAAATGTCCACCGCCGCCGCGCCCATCACAGAGCCCTCGGAATACGACAATCCGAACATCGTAAAAGTCGTTGTCAATTCCGCCGGACGCGCCTTATACTTTTCCAGGCGCACGATACCGTTCGTGCGGGATGCCGCCAGTCGTTCGATCGGCGAACAGTTGGCGGCGTTTCCCTTTTTGAAGCACCTGGGCATTTACGGTTACCGGCGCGTGACATTGTTGCGGCTGGTCAAGTTCCCGGTCTCACCGCTCGAAGCGACCGAGAAACTGGAACAGTTGCGGGCGCTGGAAAACGGGATTCAGATTGCGGTCGTAAAGGTCGATTACGACAGCGTGGGCGTGGACACGCCCGCGGATGTGGCGATAGTGGAAAGAATGTTGAAGGCCGTTGAATCGTTGAACCGCTAAATCGGAATGTGAAATACATCTTCGTCACTGGCGGCGTGGTGAGTTCGTTGGGCAAGGGCCTGA
This region includes:
- the kdsB gene encoding 3-deoxy-manno-octulosonate cytidylyltransferase; amino-acid sequence: MKIVGFIPARYASTRFPGKPLHPIAGRPLIQRVVERCKLAKSLSEVIVATDDARIRDVAQEFCRVEMTRADHPSGSDRVAEVAARCDCDAVVNIQGDEPLVDPAVIDAVAGALANDEMSTAAAPITEPSEYDNPNIVKVVVNSAGRALYFSRRTIPFVRDAASRSIGEQLAAFPFLKHLGIYGYRRVTLLRLVKFPVSPLEATEKLEQLRALENGIQIAVVKVDYDSVGVDTPADVAIVERMLKAVESLNR